The following nucleotide sequence is from Nitrospirota bacterium.
GCTGGTCCAGCCTCCGCCGAGGGCCCGGATGAGCCCGACCGAGGCTCGCAGCAGGTCGGCCTTGATCTGTACTGCGTTGATGCGCGCATCAAGCGTTTGGACCTGTGCGTAGATCAGCTCGAGGCTGGAAGCCAGGCCACCCATGTAAAGTTCAGACGTCAGCTCCTGCGTCTTGAAGAAGGCCCCGACTGCCTCATCTTGGCGATCGGCCGCGATAGTGAGCCGGTTCGTCAGGCTCAACCCGTTCTCGACTTCACGAAAGGCGTTGAGCACCGTCGCCCGGTACCGGTCTTCCGTCTCGCGATAGGCAGACCAGGACTGCTGCAATTGAGCGCGGCGATAGCCCCCCTGGAACATCGGCAGGGACACGAGAGACCCGTAGGACCAGAATCCGGCGGCGAGCTTGGCGGCATTGAGGCCAGAGTCGAGCAACCCTCCGTCGGCTGAGAACCGCACATCTGGGAAAAAGGCGGCGCGGGCGATCCCGATAGCGCGGTTGGCCTCGGCCATCCGGCGCTCCATCGCGGCAATGTCCGGCCGCCGCTCGAGCAAGGTAGAAGGGATGGTCCGAGGAATCGTAAAATTGGCCACTCGAAGATCATCAACCGGCTCGATCGTGAAGCTGGCGGGCGCCCTATTGATGAGGATGGCGATCGCTTGTTCTGTGACTTGGCGCTGGCCTTGGATCTGGGCGTATTTCGACTCCGTGCTGTACAGAAGGGATTCGACGCGGGCGACATCCAGCGCCGACGCGATGGCGCCGGCGAACTGGATCTTGATGAGGTCGAGCGACCGCCGATAGAGGTCGATCGATTGCTGGTAGATCGCCGCCTGCGCGTCGAGGCCGCGCAGCGTGAAATAGTTCGCCGCGAGTTCCGCCTGCAGGCTGAGGCGCGCGAGCCCCCAGTCGGCCGCGCGCTCTTGGGCTCGGTAGGTCTCCACCCTCGTCGCGTTCCGGATCGCGGACCAGAAGTCGGGCTCCCAGGACGCGAGCCCCGCACCGGCCGCCAGCGACCCGGTCAGCGGACTGTCCGGGTCCTTATACAGCCCGGTATCGACTGAATTCCTACTGTCTGTGGCTTTCCCGCCGAGACCCAGGTGCGGGATCCGGCGCGAGCGGGCCATCATCATCATGTCGCGGGCCTGGACGAATCGCTCGGCGGCAGCCTGCAAATCCGGGTTCGCCGCCATGGCTTGCTCGATCAGGCCATCCAGAATCGGATCGTTGAACACTTTCCACCAATCCGGCCGCAGCTCACCATCCGACGGCGTCGCTTCGACGAAGGGGCTCGCGCCATGCCATGACGCGGGAACGACGTACTGGGGCGGTTGATAGTTCGGCGCCAGATCGGCGTGCGGCAACCAGTCGCCGCTGCACCCCGGCAGGATGAGCGCGAACAGGAGGCCGTAGCAGGACACCGAGCGGCCCAGTCCGGACCACACACCTCCAATGCACACACGCTCCGACATCATGGCTGGATGTGTTGCCGAGCCTGCGGCGGCGATCGCAGCTCCGGCGCCTCTGAAGGCTGGGGCGCCCGTGCCGGCGGAGACACGTGCCGCGGCGCCGTCGCATTAAGGAGATCGTACCCGGGAGCCGGCGTCACCACGCGCACTTTGTCGCCTTCGAGCAGAGCTGCGCTTGGGTTGTTTACGATGCGGTCGTTCGCGGAGAGCCCCTCTGCCACTTCGACGACTTGGTCCATCAGTTTGCTCACCGTGATGGATTTCAAATGGACTCGGTCGTCCTCCGTCAGCACGGCCACTTGCGTGTTGCGCTCCTGGAAGACCAGGGCTGTGGACGGCATCGTGAAGGCTTGCCGATCGACTGGCGCCGTGAGGTGCACCTCGGCATAGGAGCCGGGCCAGAGCGCCCGGTCTTCGTTGTCTATGATGAAGACGGTGGTCGCGGTGCGCGTACTCACTTCGAATCCGCGGGCAATGGTAAGGAACTCGGCAGTCCAACGGCGCTTAGGCAATTGCGGAACCGTCAAGTCCGCCTTCATGCCCGGCTGGAGAAAGGGGGCGAACGACTCCGGCACGTTGACAAAGAGGCGCAACCTATCGACGACGGCCACCGTATAGAGGTTGGTCTTCGCATTGGGGGTGCTGAGCGTGCCCTCTTTACTGACCAAGTCGCCGACGTTGATGTTGCGCTGGATCACGACGCCGTCAAAGGGGGCGACAATCTGCTTGAACCCAATGAACGCCTCGATGTTCTTGACCTTTTGCTCCGCGGCCTTGACCCGCGCGGCATGGGCTTGCATTTCCTTTTCCCGCACCGTGATTGCCTGTTCAGAGAGCGCATGGGTTTTGCGCATGGCCTGATAGCGTTTTGCGGTTACCACGGAGAGAGCATATTGAGCCCGCTCCGATTCCAAATCCGCCTTGGCCTGCGCATATTCAGCGTCGAGATCCGGGGTACTGATTTCGGCGAGAATGTCGCCTGTCTTCACCTGGTCCCCGTAGTCCTTGTGCCACATCTTGACGTAGCCCGTGACGCGTGCGTAGATCGGCGCCTGGTACCAGCCCACGATATTGCCGGGCAGCGTAATGGATTCGGTGGCCGGCACCGGCGTGGGACGGACGACGGCCACGGTCGGAATCGCGTTCTCGAGCGTCTGTTGGCGGAGCGCCGCGGCATCGCTGCGGTTCTCATAGACCCGATAGCCAAGATAGAGGGCACAGAGCAGGATCGCGGAGACCGCGAGGTATCTTCCACGTCCCTCCGTCATCTCAGACAGTCTCCTGTTTGGGGGCGACTCGCCGGCTGTAGACGATCGCGTACACGCTCGGCACGAAGAACAGGGTGAAAACCGTAGCCACGAGCAAGCCGCCGATGACGGCGCGACCCAGCGGCGCATTCTGCGAGTAGCCCGTCGCCATGGGAACCATGCCGAAGATCATGGCCGAGGCCGTCATGAGCACCGGACGAAAGCGGGCTTTCCCGGCCTCGACGGCGGCCAGCAGAGCGTCGCCGTGCTCCTGGAGGCGGTCGCGCGCATAGGAGATGACGAGGATCGAGTTGGCGGTCGCCGTACCCATGGTCATGATGGCGCCGGTCAGCGCGGGCTCCGAGAGCCGCGTATGGGTCAGGAACAAGGACCAGGCGATGCCCGCCAGCGCGCCGGGCAAGGCCGTAATGATGATGAAGGGATCGAGCCATGATTGGAAGTTGACGACGATCAGCAAATAGATCAGCACAATCGCCGCGAGCAGTCCGAAGATCAGCTCCGCGTAGGCATCGTACATCAAGGCGGCCTGGCCATGGATTTCGACGGCGGCGCTGCGGGGCTTTTCGTGCTCCATGCTCGCGACGATTTTCTGGACATCCGAAAGAACCCCGCCGAGATCGCGCCCTTCGGCGGAGACATAGATGTCGAACAACGGCATGATATTCCCGTGCGTGACCACGCCCGGCGTGCCTATCGGTGTGATGCTGGCCAAATTGCCGAGGAGTTGCACGTCATCCTTCGCGGCACCGTTCGAGGAACCGACGGGGACGGTCTTGATACTGTTGAGGCTGCTGATCTGCGGCTGTGGATTATAGACATTGATCATGTACGACATGCCGGTCGAGGGATCGAGCCAATAGATCTGATCGACCTGTTGGCTCCCGGCGACCGTCGTGAGCAGATCGTCGGCGATGTCTTTCTCGGTCCGATTCACTCCGAGGCCAAACGTGCGGTCGCCTTCGACCAGAAGCGTCGGCGTACGCATCGTCTGTTGGATCACCACGTCGACGGCGCCGGGGATGTCGCGGAACTCGGCCATCAATTTGCGGGCGAACTCGTAATTGGGGTAGACATCCGGACCGTTGACCTGGACGTCGATCGGCGCGGGCGCGCCGAAGTTGAGGATTTTCGCCGTCAGATCGGACGGTTGGAAGGTGAATTCGGTTCCCGGGTAGCGCTCTTTCAAGCCTTTGCGGAGAATGCGCCGAATGTCCCAGACCCGCGACTTGTCATCGTTCAAGAGAATCGTCAGGTCACAATCCTGCGAACCGATCGTCGGCGTCGGAATGAAGGCGAGGTTATGGGGTCCGAACGGCAAGCCGCAATTGCTGACAATGTTTTCCACTTGCCCGGGCAGCAACTCCTCGATGCTGTTGGAGATCAGCGTCGCAAGACGTGCGGATACCTCGATGCGTGTCCCGAGCGGCGCCCGCATATGCATCTGAATGACCCCTGACCGGATCTCGGGGAAATAGTCGCGCCCGAGGAACAAGAACAGGCTCAGGGAGCTGAGTGCGAGCGCCAGACAGATGGCGACGAAGCGGGTCCGATTGGCGACCGCCTGCTCGAGCAGCACACCGTAGCGCTCACGGACCCGATTGAACCCGCGTTCGAACCGCTGCTGAAAGCGGACGAAGACGTTCCGCGACGGTGCCGCGCCGGGGTGCCCTTCGTGATCAGGCGTTTGTGGTGTGCTGCGGCCGTTCATGATGCTGGTTCTTCATGAGATATTTCGCCATGGTCGGCACCAGCGTGCGCGATAGGATGAAGGAGGCGATCATCGCAATCATGACCGCCTCCGCCATGGGCTTGAACAGGTAGCCGGAGGCGCCGGTAAGCCCGAAGAGCGGGAGCCAGACGATCGCGATGCAGAGCGTCGCGACGAGCGTCGGAACGACGATCTGGTTAGCGGCGTCGATGATGGCTTGCTCCAGCGGCTTCCCCATTTCGAGATGGCGGTCGATATTCTCGATCATCACGGTCGCATCGTCGACCAGGATACCGACCGCCAGAGCCAGGCCGCCCAATGTCATGATGTTGATCGTCTCGCCGAGTGCATGCAGGCCGATGAGCGCCGTCAGGATGGACAGCGGGATCGACGTCCAGACGATGACCGTGGCCTTCCATGACCCGAGCAGCAGGAGCACGATGATCCCGACCAGCGCACCGGCGGTGAGCATTTCATGGACCACGTCCTTGATGGAATCCTTCACGAACGTCGAGGCGTCGTCGAGGAGTCTGATCTCCACGCCCCTCGGGACGACGTCCTGGGCCCGCGGGAGCATCTTCTTGATCCCGTCGACCACCGCCACCGTGGAGGCCTCGGTGCTCTTCATGGCGACGATGATGACCCTCTGCTTGCCCTTGACCAGAACGGCGTTCTGTTGCACCCGGCCCATGAGCCTGACGGTGGCGATGTCCCGCAGATAGACGAACGCGTTGCCTTCCCGCTTGATCGGAATGTTGCCGAATTCCTCGATCCGCATCGGCGACGCATTCGTGAGGACGATCCAGTCGGTCGACTTGATCTTGACGTCGCCGGACGGCAGCACGAGGTATTGCTTCATGAGGGTCGAATGAACGTCCGACGGCGTGAGCTGCCGGGCGAGCAATTTCTGCTGATCGAGATTGACCATCACCTGCATAGGCTGGCCCCCGTACGGGAGCGGCAGGACGATTCCCGGGACCGTCACCAGCAGGGGACGGATTCGCATGTAGGCAAGGTTAAAGAGCTCCGCGGGCGTCATATCGTCGGAACTGACTTCGATCATGGCTACCGGAATGGAGGATGGCGCGAGACGCATGATCATCGGCGGGGAAATATCGGGCGGCAGCGCCTTGATGACGTTCTGCGCAATGCCCACGATATCTGCTTCGGCCCTCCCTACATCCACATGGTCTTGGAGAAAGATATTCGTGATGCTGACGCCGTAGTAGGAGTGACTATGGATGTACTTGATGCCTTCCACCGTCGAGGTCAAAAAGCGCTCGAATAGGTACGTGATCCGTCCTTCCACCTGCTGCGGCAGCAGGCCAGCATAGGCCCAGACCACCGAGGTGACCGGAATCGCGATATTCGGGAAGACGTCGGTCGGCATTTGGAGAACGGTAAGGCTGCCCAATATCACAATGAGAATGGACATGACGACGAAGGTATAGGGCCTTTTGAGGGCGATGAGGACGAGTTGGTTCATGCGCGAAGTCCGCCTGAAGCAGTTTCAATTTGTATCATGCTGACATGGCTCAATTAAAGGATTTCTTTGGGTTCGGCAGGCAGTGTCCCTCTTTTGCTGGAAATTGACAAGGGGGGAACCACGATCTGCTGCAGCACACCCGGACCGCCCTCGCGATCTTCAAGATCCCGCCCGCTGTGCAGCGGGAAGCTAAGGACGGGGAAGAATGGAAAAGCTGGAGGAGGTTCTCCGCGGCCTTTACCTCAATGCGGGGATGAACAGGCCGCGGCTCAAGTTCGATACAGGAAACGCTGGAGGTAATTATCCGGACTGTTTTGATCGAACGGCCCGGCACACGTCAAGCGAGGGATGGTGCCGAGGGACAGAATCGAACTGTCGACACCAGCCTTTTCAGGGCTGTGCTCTGCCAACTGAGCTACCTCGGCACGGGCGACACGATAACAAGCGGCTTCCGACCCTGTCAAGGCGGGTGAGAGCGGGGTGACGAACGACGGATCGCGCCACCGCAGGTGGCTTGACGCCTTTCTCGTCGGCAGAGTATTCTCACGTTGATCCGCAACAAACGGAGACCCTTGTGGCCCGACAGGACGCGACAGAGACGACGGAGGCCCAGGTTCAGGCGACCGAGAAGCCCGAGCCGGAGGCCCAGCCCAAGCCGCCCAAGGAATACGTCGAGGAGCTGGTCAAGAAGGCCAGAGCCGCGGCCGGCCGGATGGCCGGCCTGCCGACGACGGTCAAGGACCAAGCTCTGCTCGCGATGGCCGAGGGGCTGGAAGCCAAGACCGACGAGGTCCTGGCGGCGAACGAGAAGGACCTGGCGGCCTTCGAAGCCAGCGACAAGGGCAAGGATACGGCCTTTGCGGACCGGCTCCGCCTGACGC
It contains:
- a CDS encoding efflux RND transporter periplasmic adaptor subunit, producing the protein MTEGRGRYLAVSAILLCALYLGYRVYENRSDAAALRQQTLENAIPTVAVVRPTPVPATESITLPGNIVGWYQAPIYARVTGYVKMWHKDYGDQVKTGDILAEISTPDLDAEYAQAKADLESERAQYALSVVTAKRYQAMRKTHALSEQAITVREKEMQAHAARVKAAEQKVKNIEAFIGFKQIVAPFDGVVIQRNINVGDLVSKEGTLSTPNAKTNLYTVAVVDRLRLFVNVPESFAPFLQPGMKADLTVPQLPKRRWTAEFLTIARGFEVSTRTATTVFIIDNEDRALWPGSYAEVHLTAPVDRQAFTMPSTALVFQERNTQVAVLTEDDRVHLKSITVSKLMDQVVEVAEGLSANDRIVNNPSAALLEGDKVRVVTPAPGYDLLNATAPRHVSPPARAPQPSEAPELRSPPQARQHIQP
- a CDS encoding efflux transporter outer membrane subunit, whose product is MFALILPGCSGDWLPHADLAPNYQPPQYVVPASWHGASPFVEATPSDGELRPDWWKVFNDPILDGLIEQAMAANPDLQAAAERFVQARDMMMMARSRRIPHLGLGGKATDSRNSVDTGLYKDPDSPLTGSLAAGAGLASWEPDFWSAIRNATRVETYRAQERAADWGLARLSLQAELAANYFTLRGLDAQAAIYQQSIDLYRRSLDLIKIQFAGAIASALDVARVESLLYSTESKYAQIQGQRQVTEQAIAILINRAPASFTIEPVDDLRVANFTIPRTIPSTLLERRPDIAAMERRMAEANRAIGIARAAFFPDVRFSADGGLLDSGLNAAKLAAGFWSYGSLVSLPMFQGGYRRAQLQQSWSAYRETEDRYRATVLNAFREVENGLSLTNRLTIAADRQDEAVGAFFKTQELTSELYMGGLASSLELIYAQVQTLDARINAVQIKADLLRASVGLIRALGGGWTSKQLPADEQIQPFDTLEYNHDNLEKPLPAGGIDVNAPNNWVNNDLTKPAAP